The genome window AGGAATGGGTGCGGAGCAGGGTGGGGCCCGTCACGGGATTCACCCCGCTGGCCGGCGACGCTTCCCGGCGGTCCTTCTTCCGCGTCGTGACGCAGTACGAGTCCTTCATAGCGATGGAGAGCGGCAGGATCCCGATGGACTCCTGGGTCGACATCAACAACCTCCTGCATTCCAGGAAGTTCCCGGTGCCCGAGCTCTACTTCACGGACATCCCCGCCGGCTGGGCCATCATGGAGGACCTGGGCGACACGAGGCTCCTGGATCTGCCTCCCGCAGGCTACAGGAAGTCGCTGGGCGACGCCCTCGAGCTCCTCGAGCGCATGCAGAGGGAGCTCACGCAGTCCGAATGCGCCGAGTCGATCGCGGGGAGGCGCCATTTCACCGCGAGCTTCTTCGCCGCCGAACTCGACCACACTCTCGAACACCTCTTCTTCAGGCTGCTCCGCGTCCCGCCCGACGAGGTTAAGGCTCTCCAGGAGCATTTCCGGAACCTCTGCGCGCTGGTTTCCGAAGGTCCGCGTGTCTTCGCCCACAGGGACTTCCACAGCGCCAACCTGATGATAAGGTCCGGCTCGGTAGTCATGGTGGACTGGCAGGACGCGCGGTTCGGCCCTCCCGAATACGACCTGGTGAGCATTCTGAGGGACAGCTACGTCGACATCGGCTCCACATGGGAGACCCTGGCGAGGAAGTTCCTGCACTCCACGGGGAGGTCGAACCTGTTCAGGGTCGCGGCCTGCGCCTGCCAGAGGAGCCTGAAGGCCGCCGGGACGTTCGCCTACCAGTACAGGGCCTTCGAGCGGGCCGGCTATCTCGACTCCCTGCCCAGGACCATGAGGTACCTCGATGACTACTCCAGGCTGTGCCCCAGGCTGAAGCCCCTGGTGGACGACGTGTACAGGATTCTCGACACCCATACCGGAGAGATCGACCTGACCTCCTTCAGGGAGGCCGACGCTCCCGGATTCCCGGGCAGACCCGCCCACGGAGCATGATGAAGAAGCGCATTCTCACGGGCGACAGGCCCACCGGAGCCCTCCACCTCGGTCATCTCGTGGGCTCACTTCTCAACAGGGCCGCCCTGCAGGACCAGTACGAGACTTTCATCATAGTCGCCGACGTGCAGGCGCTCACGACCAACTTCGACAGGCCGGACCGCCTTTCGGACGACGTCAGGCAGGTGGCCCTGGACAACATCTCGGCCGGGCTCGACCCGGAGAAGTCGGTCATGTTCGTGCAGAGCATGGTCCCGGGGATCGCCGAGCTGACCGTTTTCTTCTCCATGCTCGTCACGGTGAACAGGCTCAGGCACAACCCCACGATCAAGTCCGAGGCCGGCTCGTACGGATATACCGACATGACCTACGGCTTCCTGGGGTATCCCGTCAGCCAGGCGGCGGACATCCTCTTCTGCAGGGCCGACCTTGTGCCGGTGGGGGAGGACCAGCTCCCGCACATCGAGATGACCAGGTTCGTGGCCGGGAGGTTCAACGAGCTCTACGGCCCCGTCTTCCCCGAGCCCGAGGCTCTCGTCAGCCGCGTTCCGAGGCTCGTGGGCACGGACGGTTCCGCCAAGATGTCCAAGTCCCTCGGCAACTGCATCCATCTCTCCGACGAGCCGGCCGTCGTGCGCGAGAAGGTGATGTCGGCCGTCACGGATCCCGCGCGGATACACAAGTCCGATCCCGGCCATCCCGAGATCTGCACGATAGCTGCGTACCACAGGGCGTTCGATGCGCAGGAGTCGCAGTCCGTCGAGGAGAGCTGCAGGGCGGGCACCATCGGTTGCGTGGCGTGCAAGAAGCGGATGGTCGAGGTCCTGGAGGCCCTGCTCTACCCGATGCGCGAGAGGCGGGCCGCCTTCTCCGGGCCGGGCCTGATCGACGAGATCCTGGTCGAGGGCACGAAGAGGGCCTGCGCCGAGGCGGACGAGACGCTCGGCCGGGTCCGCCGGGCCATGAGGATAGACTACTTCGGAGGGCGGGATGCTTAGGCTCCACGACACGCTTACAGGCTCCACCAGGGACTTCGAGCCCCTGTCGCCCCCTTCGGCCGGAGTCTACGTCTGCGGGCCGACGGTCTACGGCGACAGCCACCTCGGTCACGCGAAGAGCTACGTCTCCTTCGACGTCCTGGTGAGGTTCATGAGGCATGAAGGCTACCGGGTCAGGTATGTGCAGAACATCACCGACGTGGGTCACCTGTCCGAGAACTCAGAGACGGGCGACGACAAGCTCCAGAGGCAGGCCAGGCTCGAGAGGCTCGAGCCCATGGAGATAGCCGAGAAGTACACCAGGTCCTACTTCGAGGACATGGACAGGCTGGGGAACCTCCGGCCCGACATCTCGCCCCGCGCCTCCGGGCACATCCCGGAGCAGATCGAGCTGGTGAGGGCGCTCATCGAGAAGGGGCACGCGTACCAGGCCGGGGGGAACGTCTATTTCTCCGTCAGGAGCTTCCCCGGCTACGGCAGGCTGTCGGGTCGCAGGCCCGACGATCTCGTCGCGGGAGCCAGGGTCGAGGTCCAGGCCGACAAGCGCGATCCGCTCGACTTCGCCCTCTGGAAGGAGGCCGACGCGGGGCACATCCTGAAGTGGCGCTCGCCCTGGGGCTGGGGCTTCCCGGGATGGCACCTCGAATGCTCTGCGATGGCCATGCGCTACCTCGGCGAGACCATCGACATCCACGGGGGAGGGCTGGAGAACGTCTTCCCGCATCACGAGTCCGAGATAGCCCAGAGCGAGGCCGCGACCGGGAGGCAGTTCGCGAGATTCTGGCTCCACAACAACATGGTGACGATCGACGGCCAGAAGATGGGCAAGAGCCTCGGGAACGCCCGTTCGCTCAAGGAGATGTTCGAGCGGTACGAACCCATGACCATCCGGCTCTACATCCTGCGCAGCCACTACCGCAGCCCTCTGGATTTCTCCGACGAGGGGCTGTCGTCCGCCGCGAGCGCCCTTGGGAGGATCCGCGACCTGGCCTCGAGGCTGGGACCGTCCGATCCCGGCAGCCCGCCGCCCGGTTCCGCGCTCCAGTTCGTGGAGGAGGCCGCGACCGCATTCACGGGCAGGCTCTCGGACGACCTGGACACGCCCGGAGCCGTGGCCGTGCTGTTCGAGTACGTCAGGAAGTGCAACCAGGCGCTGGAGACAGGTGTCGAGCCGGGTCAGAGGGCCGCGATGTCGGGCGGGCTCTCGCTGATGGCCTGCGAACTGCTGGGCCTCTCGGCCAGGGCGGCATCCGGATCCTCCGATACGGAGCCCCTCCTGCTCGGACTGCTGTCCGAATACAGGTCAATGCTCAGGGAGCGGAAGCTGTTCGCAGAGGCCGACGGGATGCGCGACGCCCTGGCCGCCGGGGGCTACTCGGTGAAGGACATGCCCGGCGGCAGGAGCCTGATCGAGAGGATCAGCCGCGCTCTCTGATCCTGGCCGCGAGACGGCTCTTGAGGCGGTCGGCTGTGTTCGGGTGCATTATCCGCTTGCGGCCGGCCCTGTCGAGCAGGCACTGGGCGGTCTTCATCGCCTCGGCGCCCTCTTCGGTCGTAGAGGCCTCGCGCACGCGGCGCATCGCGGTCCTGAGCGTGCGGAGCTGGCTCTTGATCTGGAGATGCCTCCTGGCATCCTTCCTCATGTTCTTGGCCGCACTGGCGCTCCTTGCCAAGCGTGGTCTCCTTTCGCAGTATTGGGAAAACCCGTGCTCTCCCGGAGGAACTCTTCGAGGCCCCCGGTGTTATCCGTTTCGAGGCACGAAACTAGCTGTTCATACGCCGGAAGTCAACAACCATGGAGGCTGAGATGAGGTTCGGCTCTCTTCTGCTGATCCTGGCTGCCGCGGTGCCCGCATCGGCCGACAGGCTCGTGCGGATCTTCGATGTATCGCCGGGAACGCTCGACGTTCTCGCGGCCGACGGGATGGACATCGCCGCCGCCAACGCCAGGGAGGGCTGGATCGACGTCTGTCT of Candidatus Fermentibacter sp. contains these proteins:
- a CDS encoding phosphotransferase; translation: MISETGTLGMFEEWVRSRVGPVTGFTPLAGDASRRSFFRVVTQYESFIAMESGRIPMDSWVDINNLLHSRKFPVPELYFTDIPAGWAIMEDLGDTRLLDLPPAGYRKSLGDALELLERMQRELTQSECAESIAGRRHFTASFFAAELDHTLEHLFFRLLRVPPDEVKALQEHFRNLCALVSEGPRVFAHRDFHSANLMIRSGSVVMVDWQDARFGPPEYDLVSILRDSYVDIGSTWETLARKFLHSTGRSNLFRVAACACQRSLKAAGTFAYQYRAFERAGYLDSLPRTMRYLDDYSRLCPRLKPLVDDVYRILDTHTGEIDLTSFREADAPGFPGRPAHGA
- the trpS gene encoding tryptophan--tRNA ligase, which gives rise to MKKRILTGDRPTGALHLGHLVGSLLNRAALQDQYETFIIVADVQALTTNFDRPDRLSDDVRQVALDNISAGLDPEKSVMFVQSMVPGIAELTVFFSMLVTVNRLRHNPTIKSEAGSYGYTDMTYGFLGYPVSQAADILFCRADLVPVGEDQLPHIEMTRFVAGRFNELYGPVFPEPEALVSRVPRLVGTDGSAKMSKSLGNCIHLSDEPAVVREKVMSAVTDPARIHKSDPGHPEICTIAAYHRAFDAQESQSVEESCRAGTIGCVACKKRMVEVLEALLYPMRERRAAFSGPGLIDEILVEGTKRACAEADETLGRVRRAMRIDYFGGRDA
- the cysS gene encoding cysteine--tRNA ligase produces the protein MLRLHDTLTGSTRDFEPLSPPSAGVYVCGPTVYGDSHLGHAKSYVSFDVLVRFMRHEGYRVRYVQNITDVGHLSENSETGDDKLQRQARLERLEPMEIAEKYTRSYFEDMDRLGNLRPDISPRASGHIPEQIELVRALIEKGHAYQAGGNVYFSVRSFPGYGRLSGRRPDDLVAGARVEVQADKRDPLDFALWKEADAGHILKWRSPWGWGFPGWHLECSAMAMRYLGETIDIHGGGLENVFPHHESEIAQSEAATGRQFARFWLHNNMVTIDGQKMGKSLGNARSLKEMFERYEPMTIRLYILRSHYRSPLDFSDEGLSSAASALGRIRDLASRLGPSDPGSPPPGSALQFVEEAATAFTGRLSDDLDTPGAVAVLFEYVRKCNQALETGVEPGQRAAMSGGLSLMACELLGLSARAASGSSDTEPLLLGLLSEYRSMLRERKLFAEADGMRDALAAGGYSVKDMPGGRSLIERISRAL
- the rpsT gene encoding 30S ribosomal protein S20; translation: MARSASAAKNMRKDARRHLQIKSQLRTLRTAMRRVREASTTEEGAEAMKTAQCLLDRAGRKRIMHPNTADRLKSRLAARIRERG